From Variimorphobacter saccharofermentans, one genomic window encodes:
- a CDS encoding PP2C family protein-serine/threonine phosphatase produces MKYARQYKQNLSFKLTAGFIILGILICSTSCTISYMKYKSVIEKLYNDTAYQIAEVARSYINGDDIERYLKTGIVDDKYESMGEKITTLRNSMKVNYIYIAKLEGIDLTYIYDVDNPEDQFPPFALGDTGQINPKFREDAKKIVTTGERVDNYFYSHSQFGYNTSAIIPIYNSQNEIIAILGVEIAMEKLHSNMLEYILYAVVLSTILITFFILLYMNYLRRKVVAPINLITREALSFIKHETKVSEHLDKVKTQDEIEHLAYAIKKMEIDINEYIKNLTETTAEKERISAELNIASQIQTSMLPCISPSFPKRKEIYIDAMMRSAKEVGGDFYDFFMVGEDQIAVVIADVSGKGVPAALFIVITKTLIKNQVQAGYSPAEAFATVNSQLCENSDAGMFVTAWMGILDITTGKLTYVNAGHTPPLLKTNGGGFEYLKSHSGFVLAGLKEMNYIQFEIQLHKGDTLFLYTDGITEATNRYYEKYGEYRLLAVLNQNRGALPKTLLKAVVDDVDLHIEDTTQSDDLTMLALTYNGRI; encoded by the coding sequence ATGAAATATGCGAGGCAATATAAGCAGAATCTTTCGTTCAAACTGACTGCTGGCTTTATAATTTTAGGAATCTTAATATGTTCCACCAGCTGTACTATTAGTTATATGAAATATAAATCCGTTATAGAAAAACTGTATAATGATACTGCATATCAAATCGCGGAGGTGGCGAGGTCTTACATAAACGGGGACGATATAGAACGATACCTTAAAACCGGTATCGTAGATGATAAGTATGAGAGCATGGGAGAGAAAATTACCACATTGAGGAATTCAATGAAGGTAAACTATATCTATATTGCCAAGCTAGAGGGAATCGACCTGACTTACATATATGATGTGGATAATCCAGAGGATCAGTTTCCACCCTTTGCTCTAGGCGATACCGGTCAGATTAATCCGAAGTTTAGAGAGGATGCTAAGAAAATAGTAACAACCGGAGAAAGAGTGGATAATTATTTTTATTCGCATAGTCAATTCGGGTATAATACCTCCGCCATTATACCGATCTATAACTCCCAAAACGAAATCATTGCCATTCTTGGAGTGGAGATTGCCATGGAAAAGCTTCATAGTAATATGCTGGAGTACATCTTATATGCGGTTGTTCTATCCACTATATTAATTACGTTCTTTATCTTACTTTATATGAATTATCTTCGACGAAAGGTGGTTGCCCCGATCAACTTAATTACACGGGAAGCACTTTCCTTTATTAAACATGAGACAAAGGTCTCTGAACACTTGGATAAGGTAAAAACACAGGATGAAATCGAACACCTGGCATATGCCATAAAGAAAATGGAGATTGATATTAATGAGTATATTAAGAATTTGACGGAAACAACGGCGGAGAAAGAGAGGATTAGTGCGGAACTAAACATAGCGTCCCAGATTCAAACATCAATGTTACCCTGCATTTCTCCTTCCTTTCCGAAAAGAAAGGAAATCTATATTGATGCAATGATGAGGTCGGCTAAAGAGGTCGGGGGAGATTTTTACGACTTTTTTATGGTGGGCGAAGATCAAATTGCAGTGGTAATAGCGGATGTATCAGGGAAAGGAGTACCGGCTGCTCTGTTTATAGTTATTACAAAGACACTGATTAAGAACCAGGTACAGGCGGGGTATTCACCAGCGGAAGCCTTTGCTACGGTGAATTCTCAGCTCTGTGAAAACAGTGATGCTGGAATGTTTGTAACTGCGTGGATGGGAATATTAGATATTACAACGGGAAAACTGACCTATGTGAACGCAGGGCATACTCCGCCCTTGTTAAAAACCAATGGAGGAGGCTTTGAATACCTAAAGTCACACTCTGGTTTTGTATTAGCAGGCCTCAAGGAAATGAATTATATTCAATTTGAAATACAGCTTCATAAAGGAGACACACTATTTCTGTATACGGACGGTATCACGGAGGCTACCAATCGCTATTATGAAAAGTATGGTGAATATCGGCTCCTGGCGGTATTGAATCAGAATAGGGGAGCATTACCGAAGACATTACTGAAGGCAGTGGTGGATGATGTTGATTTGCATATTGAAGATACAACCCAATCCGATGATCTGACGATGCTGGCACTTACTTATAATGGGAGAATATAA